One window of the Equus caballus isolate H_3958 breed thoroughbred chromosome 2, TB-T2T, whole genome shotgun sequence genome contains the following:
- the SAP30 gene encoding histone deacetylase complex subunit SAP30 isoform X5: protein MNGFTPEEMSRGGDAAAAVAAVVAAAAAAAAAAASAAGNGAGAGAGAEVPGAGAVSAAGAPGAAGPGPGQLCCLREDGERCGRAAGNASFSKRIQKSISQKKVKIELDKSARHLYICDYHKNLIQSVRNRRKRKGSDDDGGDSPVQDIDTPEVDLYQLQVNTLRRYKRHFKLPTRPGLNKAQLVEVNKVQRMSGRTCPQEQQRLRRTSSMADG, encoded by the exons ATGAACGGCTTCACGCCGGAGGAGATGAGCCGCGGCGGGGACGCGGCCGCCGCAGTAGCCGCCGTGgtcgctgctgccgccgccgccgccgccgccgccgcttcGGCGGCGGGGaacggggccggggcgggggccggggctgAGGTACCCGGCGCCGGGGCGGTCTCCGCGGCCGGGGCCCCGGGAGCGGCCGGGCCGGGCCCGGGACAGCTGTGCTGTCTGCGGGAGGACGGTGAGCGGTGCGGCCGGGCAGCGGGCAACGCCAGCTTCAGCAAGAGGATCCAGAAGAGCATCTCCCAGAAGAAGGTGAAGATCGAGCTGGATAAGAGC GCAAGGCATCTTTACATTTGTGATTATCATAAAAACTTAATTCAGAGTGTTcgaaacagaagaaagagaaaagggagtgaTGATGATGGAGGAGATTCACCTGTTCAAGATATTGATACTCCAGAG GTTGATTTATACCAATTACAAGTAAATACACTTAGGAGATACAAAAGACACTTCAAACTACCAACCAGACCAGGACTCAATAAAGCACAGCTTGTTGAG GTGAATAAAGTACAAAGAATGAGTGGGAGGACTTGCCCACAGGAGCAACAAAGACTAAGAAG
- the SAP30 gene encoding histone deacetylase complex subunit SAP30 isoform X6 has product MNGFTPEEMSRGGDAAAAVAAVVAAAAAAAAAAASAAGNGAGAGAGAEVPGAGAVSAAGAPGAAGPGPGQLCCLREDGERCGRAAGNASFSKRIQKSISQKKVKIELDKSVDLYQLQVNTLRRYKRHFKLPTRPGLNKAQLVEIVGCHFRSIPVNEKDTLTYFIYSVKNDKNKSDLKVDSGVH; this is encoded by the exons ATGAACGGCTTCACGCCGGAGGAGATGAGCCGCGGCGGGGACGCGGCCGCCGCAGTAGCCGCCGTGgtcgctgctgccgccgccgccgccgccgccgccgcttcGGCGGCGGGGaacggggccggggcgggggccggggctgAGGTACCCGGCGCCGGGGCGGTCTCCGCGGCCGGGGCCCCGGGAGCGGCCGGGCCGGGCCCGGGACAGCTGTGCTGTCTGCGGGAGGACGGTGAGCGGTGCGGCCGGGCAGCGGGCAACGCCAGCTTCAGCAAGAGGATCCAGAAGAGCATCTCCCAGAAGAAGGTGAAGATCGAGCTGGATAAGAGC GTTGATTTATACCAATTACAAGTAAATACACTTAGGAGATACAAAAGACACTTCAAACTACCAACCAGACCAGGACTCAATAAAGCACAGCTTGTTGAG atagTTGGTTGCCACTTTAGGTCTATTCCAGTGAATGAAAAAGACACCTTAACATATTTCATCTACTCAGTGAAGAATGACAAGAACAAATCAGATCTCAAGGTTGATAGTGGTGTTCACTAG
- the SAP30 gene encoding histone deacetylase complex subunit SAP30 isoform X4 has translation MNGFTPEEMSRGGDAAAAVAAVVAAAAAAAAAAASAAGNGAGAGAGAEVPGAGAVSAAGAPGAAGPGPGQLCCLREDGERCGRAAGNASFSKRIQKSISQKKVKIELDKSARHLYICDYHKNLIQSVRNRRKRKGSDDDGGDSPVQDIDTPEVDLYQLQVNTLRRYKRHFKLPTRPGLNKAQLVEIVGCHFRSIPVNEKDTLTYFIYSVKNDKNKSDLKVDSGVH, from the exons ATGAACGGCTTCACGCCGGAGGAGATGAGCCGCGGCGGGGACGCGGCCGCCGCAGTAGCCGCCGTGgtcgctgctgccgccgccgccgccgccgccgccgcttcGGCGGCGGGGaacggggccggggcgggggccggggctgAGGTACCCGGCGCCGGGGCGGTCTCCGCGGCCGGGGCCCCGGGAGCGGCCGGGCCGGGCCCGGGACAGCTGTGCTGTCTGCGGGAGGACGGTGAGCGGTGCGGCCGGGCAGCGGGCAACGCCAGCTTCAGCAAGAGGATCCAGAAGAGCATCTCCCAGAAGAAGGTGAAGATCGAGCTGGATAAGAGC GCAAGGCATCTTTACATTTGTGATTATCATAAAAACTTAATTCAGAGTGTTcgaaacagaagaaagagaaaagggagtgaTGATGATGGAGGAGATTCACCTGTTCAAGATATTGATACTCCAGAG GTTGATTTATACCAATTACAAGTAAATACACTTAGGAGATACAAAAGACACTTCAAACTACCAACCAGACCAGGACTCAATAAAGCACAGCTTGTTGAG atagTTGGTTGCCACTTTAGGTCTATTCCAGTGAATGAAAAAGACACCTTAACATATTTCATCTACTCAGTGAAGAATGACAAGAACAAATCAGATCTCAAGGTTGATAGTGGTGTTCACTAG